The genomic window TCATAACATCTTGAATGGAAACTTTCCCTATGATTGGAAaagattggaaaaaaaaaagggatatTATTACACCAAACAACGTGGAGACCGGAAGGACAATTACCAATTAATCTTTGCAACTCATCAACATGATCACCAAACAACGCGCATTCACATTTACCACTGATCCGATTGAAAATTTAGTGTGCAAATAAATTTAGGCAAAAACCAATATTAACCGACTTAAACTTGGTATTACCTATTGTCTGTAAGTTCAAGCACAACCATCTTGATGACTTTGCCAGCACGAATATACTCCCTCTCATTTGATATACCAGAGATTAAACCAATGACATCTACACAATgacataagaaacaaataacttGATACACAATGACCATTAATCGatgaaaattacaaaatttgtaaggttcttcaaatcaaaattaCCTATTAGGTAATCATAGTTAACAGAGTAGCTAGCCACTTCAGCAAGATCGGTGAAAGAAAATCCCAAAATAGGAATATCAGAACTCGCAAAATTCTGAACTTTGGTATTCGATCGAAAAATCAATTTGTAAGGATGCAGAGTTGTACGATAAAATCCAACGACTGGAACAACATCAAAGTTTGATAGCTTATAAACTTCCCCTTCCTTTAATTTATTCTGGAATAGGTAAACCAATTCTTTCCTTATCAAGGCATGAATCTTACCTCCCTGTGTATTATTCAAAGTTTCGTTATTTATAGATCAACCATCACCAAGAACACGAGAAACatatcaaaacaaaaccaaaaaaaaataatcatacacAATAATCAATTCTATGAATTAGCAAACAAACCAAATATTACGAACAAACCTTCTCATCTATCAGCACCATTTCCATAGAGTTCAACTCATTAGGCTtcataaaagaagaaattgccCACATACGGAGGACACGAACTTTGAACTTCCATGAATTATGCCCAGGAAGAACATCGCACAACATGTCAAATTGGGTTGCCATTTCGAAATCGAATTGGATGACTGATTCAGCCTCAAATGCaatggaagaagaaaagaaattatgGATATTTATAAGTGAGAATCACAAACAATAACACACTGTTGAGAATAGTCTTATTCAAATGATTATAGAGAAAAGAAGAATCAGAATATATTCTTACCCAATTGCTAGAAACAAAGCCGCATAGTATTCCCATAATCAGAATCAATTTACGCGCGCAAAGCTTTTGAAAAACGAATCTAAAACACCCTATTAAGCTGGAACAATCGCACATGATAAGCTGGCAGTGTTTCTGTGAGCATGTTGGTGTGAAAGCTCCTGGAACGGCGAAGAGAACGGCTTTTTTGCCTTTTGTTAGGTCGGAAACTGTTATGGTTTGAACTTCGCCGGCGGGGTCGAGGTATGAGAAGGTGGATTTGGGAAGTTTGTCGCCGACGGAGATGGTGGCGGAGATTTTGGATGAAGTGGAAAATCGGAGAGGTTTTGGGTTGAAACGGTTGAGTTTGAGGgggagggtaaaattggaagagagggttttggttttgggagATAAGAGTGATGTGGTGGTGGAAGAAGAGAGGAGtctagagaaagagagagatgtaTCCATTGATGAGAATTTTGAGGTACAATCTAATAGTAAAAACCCTATTTTTTCTAAACAAACAGTGGCCCAATCAAGGAGAGTTCATTATTTTGAAAACTGGATGATTTTTGGCTGAAATAGTTCTCGACGAATGGGTTTGCATTGTTAATATATAGGATTAAGTTTTTTCACTACATATACTTTCTCCGTCTTTGTTTATCAGCACTTATTGCTTTTTTCATGTATATTTAGGGTAGTGTTTCGGCAAACTTAATTTCAGCTTTTCTCTCCATAACAAAAGTAGGgccaaacaaatatatttataaaagcactTAATATGAAAAGCAGCTAaatttttgttaacaaaaactaaaaaaggcACTTCTATAGAAGTTACTTGCAGCAACTTTTGTAGCCTAACGCGTATCTTATATTTAAGGTGCACtcttagattttatttttgttaggtTTTAAATTCGTGGTAAAAAATTTAGTTgtaaatttacatttttgaCCTTCTAATTTTTACAAACTTACGATTCTGACTCTTTAACTtttataatagcacttttggcctcTAATTTTATCGCATTTTGCAAAAGGATGGTCCTCCACTAATTTTGACTAAGTCAACACACATGTTGCA from Trifolium pratense cultivar HEN17-A07 linkage group LG1, ARS_RC_1.1, whole genome shotgun sequence includes these protein-coding regions:
- the LOC123892269 gene encoding uncharacterized protein LOC123892269 yields the protein MDTSLSFSRLLSSSTTTSLLSPKTKTLSSNFTLPLKLNRFNPKPLRFSTSSKISATISVGDKLPKSTFSYLDPAGEVQTITVSDLTKGKKAVLFAVPGAFTPTCSQKHCQLIMCDCSSLIGCFRFVFQKLCARKLILIMGILCGFVSSNWAESVIQFDFEMATQFDMLCDVLPGHNSWKFKVRVLRMWAISSFMKPNELNSMEMVLIDEKGGKIHALIRKELVYLFQNKLKEGEVYKLSNFDVVPVVGFYRTTLHPYKLIFRSNTKVQNFASSDIPILGFSFTDLAEVASYSVNYDYLIDVIGLISGISNEREYIRAGKVIKMVVLELTDNSGKCECALFGDHVDELQRLIGNCPSGLHVVWWKVSIQDVMNTTRIFLDPEIKETSELRKGLAIAGMSNSEKSIEQINAMNEVGVFDVCKENPIVELFELENVGQSANKVNAIFGTSSPDVAAKEVGDLESYEALNFAEDTLVTPQCEVIDHTIVDCSSVFNVDDDTDDDIHVGMSASKRYRRSFMSNTDDDFVEEISGEIDGTTIWRERI